Below is a window of Diaminobutyricibacter sp. McL0608 DNA.
CAGCACCGCGACGGCCGCCACGGCGCTGCCGGTGCGCACTCCGGTCAGCCGTTCCGTCCTCATGTGCCGGCCGGAGTTCTTCACCGTCGTCTACCGCATCAACCCGTGGATGGACCCGCACCTGCCGACCGACACCGGCCTGGCGGTCCGGCAGTGGGAGCAGCTCTACCGCACCTACCTCGACCTCGGCTTCGATGTGCAGCTGATCGACCCGATCGACGGCCTCCCCGACATGGTCTACGCGGCGAACGGCGGCTTCGTGATCGACAATGTCGCCTACGGCGCCAGCTTCACCTACCCCGAGCGCCAGCCCGAGGGTCCCGCCTACATGGGGTGGTTCCGCGACCACGGGTTCGACGTCGCCGAGCCCGAGAGCATCAATGAAGGCGAAGGCGACTTCCTGCTCGTCGGCGACACGATCCTCGCCGGCACAGGGTTCCGCAGCGGCACAGCCAGCCACGAGGAGCTCGGTCGCATCTACGGACGCGAGGTCACCACCCTCAACCTCGTGAACCCGAGCTTCTACCACCTGGACACCGCGGTCGCGGTGCTCGACGGAACTCCCGGCCAGGAGCACATCGCCTACCTGCCGAGTGCGTTCGACGAACCGAGTGTGAAGGCCCTGAATGATCGCTACCCGAACGCGATCATCGTCACCGAAGACGACGCGTCGGTGCTGGGTCTCAACTCGTTCTCGGACGGCTACAACGTCGTGATCGCGTCGCGTGCCGCCGACTTCGACCGGCAGCTTCGCGCTCACGGCTACAACCCGATCGGCGTCGACCTCTCCGAGCTCCTGCTCGGTGGAGGCGGCGTCAAGTGCTGCACCCTGGAGCTGCGGCGTTGAGCGCGCACGAACCGTACGCGTCGAGCGGAGAGGAATCCCGTCCATGACTTCGAACCAGACCCAGGAGCACGAGCACATCGAGCCGCCCGCGCCGACCGCGCACCAGGCCGAGGCGATCGCGCGCGAGGAGGCGCACACCGCGCACAACTACCATCCGCTGCCGGTCGTGATCGCATCCGGTGAGGGCGCGTGGGTGACCGACCTCGACGGCCGGCGCTACCTCGACTGCCTCGCGGCGTACTCCGCGGTGAACTTCGGTCATTCGAATCCGGAGCTGCTGGATGCGGCCCGCGCGCAGCTCGACCGCCTCACCCTCACGAGCCGCGCCTTCCACAACGACCAGCTCGGCCCCTTCGTCGAGGCCCTCGCCGCGCTCGCCGGCAAGGACATGGTGCTTCCGATGAACACCGGCGCCGAGGCCGTCGAGTCGGGCATCAAAGTCGCACGCGCCTGGGGGTACCGCGTGAAGGGCGTGCCGGACGGGCGTGCGAACATCATCGTCGCCGCCGGCAACTTCCACGGCCGCACCACCACCATCGTGAGCTTCTCGGACGACCCGGACGCTCGCAACGATTTCGGCCCGTTCACGCCGGGTTTCCGCACCGTGCCCTACGGGGACGCCGCGGCGCTCGCCGACGCGATCGACGACGACACCGTGGCCGTGCTGATCGAACCCATCCAGGGCGAGGCCGGCATCCTCGTGCCGCCGGCCGACTACCTTCCGGCCGTCCGGGCGATCTGCACAGAACGGAACGTGCTGTTCATCGCCGATGAGATCCAGTCGGGCCTCGGCCGCACCGGCGCGACCTTCGCCTGCGACCTGGTCGGGGTCGTACCCGACCTGTACCTGCTCGGCAAGGCGCTCGGTGGCGGCATCGTCCCCGTCTCGGCGGTCGTCGGTGACGCGGACATCCTCGGCGTCCTCAGACCGGGGGAGCACGGCTCGACCTTCGGCGGCAACCCGCTGGCCGCGGCCGTGGGCCGCACGGTGGTCGGGATGCTCGCCACCGGCGAACCGCAGGAGCGCGCCCGCCTGCTCGGGATGCGCCTCCACGCCGGCCTCGAACGTCTGCTCGGGCGCGGCGTCGTCGCCGTCCGCGGCGCAGGACTCTGGGCGGGAATCGACATCGACCCCGCGCTCGGTACCGGGCGCGACGTCTGCGAGCTGCTCATGGAGCGGGGCCTGCTCGCGAAGGACACGCACGGTTCAACCATCCGTCTGGCCCCGCCGATCGTCGTGGACCCGGCCGATCTCGACTGGGCCGTCGACCAGCTGGAAGCCGTTCTGCTCGAGCTCTCGCTGCGCTGACGGGCCGGTGAACCCGAAGCGAAGGCTTCGAGTACTCTCAGTGAAACCCGGGAATCTCCGGGGTCTTCCCATGGGCAACCGCCTCTAATGGAGGAGGGGATCGACCGATTCCTTCATCCGGCTACACCGGCGGGAGGGCGTGCAGACCGTGCTCGAGACTGTCCCCACGCCGGTCGTCTCGTCGCCGCGTCCGGCAGAACGTCTTCGCCGCGATCCGCGGACCATCCGCACGGCCGCCATCCTCGCCGGCCTCGCGTTCGCTCTGTCGACGCTCGGATCGTGGATCCCGTCGTTCTGGGGTGACGAGGCCGCGAGCATCATGTCGGCCGAGCGGCCGCTGCCGTCGCTGTTCGTCGAGCTCGGAAACGTGGATGCGGTCCACGGCACCTACTACCTTTTCCTCCATTTCTGGATCGGCGTGTTCGGGGCGTCGCCGCTGTCGGTGCGGATGCCGAGCGCACTCGCGGTCGGCGCCGCCGTCTTCGGGGTGGTGCTGCTGGCGGAACGGCTGGCGAGCTACCGCGTCGCCGTGCTGGCCGGCTGCGTGTGCGTGCTGCTGCCACGCGTGACCTACATGGGCGAAGAGGCACGCAGCTATGCGCTGAGCGCAGCCTGCGCGGTGTGGCTGACGGTGCTCCTCGTGCGAGCCCTGGGCCGACACGAGAGCCGGGTGATGCGATGGTGGCCGTACGCTCTGCTGCTCGCCGCATCCGCCTACGTCTTCCTGTTCACGATGCTCATCGTCGTCGCCCACCTGGCGATCATTCTCACCGTCACGCGATCCTGGCGCGTTGTGCGCGCGTGGGGAGCGGCAGTGCTGGCCGCGGTGATCGCAGCGAGCCCGCTGATCTACTGGGCGCTCCGCGAGCGCAAGCAGATCTCCTACCTGCAGAGCGCCGATGCGGTGAACACCCAGACCCTCGGAGTCGACCAGTGGTTCGGGAACATCGCGGTCGCCATCCTCGCCTGGGGTCTCATCGCCGTCGGCGCGGTCGTAGGCGTGCGC
It encodes the following:
- the ddaH gene encoding dimethylargininase → MSITSEDEQASTATAATALPVRTPVSRSVLMCRPEFFTVVYRINPWMDPHLPTDTGLAVRQWEQLYRTYLDLGFDVQLIDPIDGLPDMVYAANGGFVIDNVAYGASFTYPERQPEGPAYMGWFRDHGFDVAEPESINEGEGDFLLVGDTILAGTGFRSGTASHEELGRIYGREVTTLNLVNPSFYHLDTAVAVLDGTPGQEHIAYLPSAFDEPSVKALNDRYPNAIIVTEDDASVLGLNSFSDGYNVVIASRAADFDRQLRAHGYNPIGVDLSELLLGGGGVKCCTLELRR
- the rocD gene encoding ornithine--oxo-acid transaminase codes for the protein MTSNQTQEHEHIEPPAPTAHQAEAIAREEAHTAHNYHPLPVVIASGEGAWVTDLDGRRYLDCLAAYSAVNFGHSNPELLDAARAQLDRLTLTSRAFHNDQLGPFVEALAALAGKDMVLPMNTGAEAVESGIKVARAWGYRVKGVPDGRANIIVAAGNFHGRTTTIVSFSDDPDARNDFGPFTPGFRTVPYGDAAALADAIDDDTVAVLIEPIQGEAGILVPPADYLPAVRAICTERNVLFIADEIQSGLGRTGATFACDLVGVVPDLYLLGKALGGGIVPVSAVVGDADILGVLRPGEHGSTFGGNPLAAAVGRTVVGMLATGEPQERARLLGMRLHAGLERLLGRGVVAVRGAGLWAGIDIDPALGTGRDVCELLMERGLLAKDTHGSTIRLAPPIVVDPADLDWAVDQLEAVLLELSLR
- a CDS encoding glycosyltransferase family 39 protein; this encodes MLETVPTPVVSSPRPAERLRRDPRTIRTAAILAGLAFALSTLGSWIPSFWGDEAASIMSAERPLPSLFVELGNVDAVHGTYYLFLHFWIGVFGASPLSVRMPSALAVGAAVFGVVLLAERLASYRVAVLAGCVCVLLPRVTYMGEEARSYALSAACAVWLTVLLVRALGRHESRVMRWWPYALLLAASAYVFLFTMLIVVAHLAIILTVTRSWRVVRAWGAAVLAAVIAASPLIYWALRERKQISYLQSADAVNTQTLGVDQWFGNIAVAILAWGLIAVGAVVGVRALLRARGRRRGQIADAILTPRGRATAFRAAGILTPREAGMPSLFVVAAAWAFIPMLLLLAGDLASAMYTVRYLSFAAPAVALLIGLVLALPARRWISVVGLVTVLAASVPTYLYQRTPFAKNESDWAQIADTIKTHATKGDAVVFDQTFKPSRRPRLALHTYPAAFAGLGDPTLAVPFQDNTWWWDQVHQVGTVAGKFRDIDRVWAVEYRLPGAPADTWGMPQLRALGYTVTAEYRGHRSIVYELSR